One genomic window of Psychrobacter cibarius includes the following:
- a CDS encoding glutathione S-transferase family protein, producing the protein MGLLVDGQWQDKWYDTEASGGRFEREDAGFRNWVTVDGSAGPSGVGGFKAEADRYHLYISLACPWAHRTIIYRQLKGLQDLISLSVVHPFMGDKGWTFSEGAGVIADPIVNANYLYEIYTAAKPDYTGRVTVPVLWDKKTDTIVSNESSEIIRMFNSAFDEVGALAGNFLPTELLAEINAVNELVYSTVNNGVYKAGFSTTQEAYEEAVTELFDALETLEARLTGQRYLLGNTITEADWRLFTTLVRFDAVYVGHFKCNIRRIVDYPNLWGYLRDLYQVPGIAETVSIEHIKQHYYTSHANINPTRIIPVGPVLDFNEPHERTRL; encoded by the coding sequence ATGGGTCTATTGGTTGATGGTCAATGGCAAGACAAATGGTATGACACAGAGGCGAGCGGTGGACGCTTTGAGCGAGAAGATGCCGGTTTTAGAAATTGGGTCACGGTCGATGGCAGCGCAGGCCCATCAGGTGTTGGCGGTTTTAAAGCCGAAGCTGATCGCTATCATTTATATATCTCGCTTGCATGTCCTTGGGCACATCGTACCATTATTTACCGTCAGCTAAAGGGTTTGCAAGACCTGATTTCGCTGTCAGTGGTGCATCCATTTATGGGCGATAAGGGCTGGACGTTTTCAGAGGGCGCAGGCGTGATTGCTGATCCTATCGTAAATGCTAATTACTTATATGAGATTTATACGGCGGCAAAGCCTGACTATACAGGACGGGTGACGGTGCCAGTATTATGGGACAAAAAAACCGATACCATTGTCAGTAATGAGTCCTCTGAGATCATTCGTATGTTTAACTCAGCTTTTGATGAGGTTGGGGCGCTAGCAGGTAATTTTTTACCAACCGAGTTATTAGCAGAAATTAATGCAGTTAATGAGCTCGTTTATTCTACGGTCAATAATGGCGTTTATAAAGCAGGATTTTCAACCACACAAGAGGCTTACGAAGAAGCGGTGACGGAGCTATTCGATGCATTAGAGACACTAGAGGCACGTTTGACAGGCCAGCGTTATTTGCTGGGTAATACGATAACTGAGGCGGATTGGCGCTTATTTACTACGCTGGTGCGTTTTGATGCGGTATATGTCGGACACTTTAAATGTAATATTCGCCGCATTGTTGATTATCCCAATCTTTGGGGTTATCTGCGTGATTTATATCAAGTGCCAGGTATTGCAGAGACGGTAAGCATCGAGCATATTAAGCAGCATTATTATACTAGCCATGCCAATATCAATCCCACGCGTATCATTCCTGTTGGTCCAGTGCTTGATTTTAATGAGCCACACGAGCGTACACGTTTATAA
- a CDS encoding helix-turn-helix transcriptional regulator: protein MIVNHLPTLLAERRLKVADAVRATGVSKTTLHKIYNDQSSRIDFDTIDKLCEYLEVEVGDIFEYVKEDKERNTEK, encoded by the coding sequence ATGATAGTTAACCATCTCCCAACTTTGCTAGCTGAAAGAAGGCTAAAAGTAGCGGATGCCGTACGAGCAACAGGAGTAAGCAAAACAACGTTGCACAAGATATATAATGATCAATCATCTAGAATTGATTTCGATACTATAGATAAGCTTTGTGAGTATTTAGAAGTAGAGGTAGGAGATATTTTTGAATATGTAAAAGAGGATAAAGAGAGAAATACTGAGAAATAG
- the cas1f gene encoding type I-F CRISPR-associated endonuclease Cas1f, giving the protein MAKPNNAYTDNSFASSDLKTILHSKRANIYYLSHCRVMQKDGRVLYLTEDDKANLYYNIPIANTTSILLGTGTSITQAAMRLLSQAGVLVGFCGGGGSPLFMGAEREIFIEWMTPQSEYRPTEYIQGWMSWWWDDDKRLAAAKHLQHARLAYLKAVWNKDGDLKRWGFDSTLEAVQTLFDANTHQINKQQEVMHLLQLEARLTKQLYKLAAKNTGYDGFTREHEGIDKANGFLNHGNYLAYGLGATTAWTLGIPHGFAVMHGKTRRGALVFDIADIIKDALVLPLAFICASENMSEQEFRQECLNMFTKHKALDYQFEVIKQIAMTKDWEG; this is encoded by the coding sequence ATGGCGAAACCCAATAATGCCTATACTGACAACAGTTTTGCATCATCCGACCTCAAAACTATTCTTCACTCCAAACGTGCCAATATCTACTATCTATCGCACTGCCGCGTTATGCAAAAAGACGGTCGCGTGCTATATCTTACTGAAGATGACAAAGCCAACCTTTACTACAATATTCCTATCGCCAATACCACTTCAATCCTTCTCGGTACAGGCACCTCCATCACCCAAGCAGCAATGCGCCTACTCTCACAAGCTGGAGTCTTAGTAGGTTTTTGCGGTGGCGGCGGATCGCCGTTATTTATGGGCGCAGAGCGTGAAATATTTATCGAGTGGATGACACCCCAAAGTGAATATCGACCCACAGAATATATCCAAGGATGGATGAGCTGGTGGTGGGATGATGACAAGCGTTTGGCCGCTGCTAAGCACTTGCAGCATGCCCGCCTTGCCTATCTAAAAGCTGTATGGAATAAAGACGGCGATCTAAAGCGCTGGGGCTTTGATAGTACTCTAGAAGCGGTACAAACCCTATTTGACGCCAATACTCACCAAATTAATAAACAACAAGAGGTCATGCATTTACTCCAGCTTGAAGCCCGCTTGACCAAACAACTCTATAAACTTGCGGCAAAGAATACCGGCTATGATGGCTTTACTCGTGAGCATGAAGGTATCGATAAGGCTAATGGCTTTTTGAATCACGGTAACTACTTAGCCTATGGACTTGGAGCGACAACAGCATGGACATTGGGCATTCCGCATGGCTTTGCGGTGATGCATGGCAAGACTCGGCGCGGTGCATTGGTGTTTGATATCGCCGATATTATCAAAGACGCTCTGGTACTACCTCTCGCCTTCATTTGCGCGAGCGAAAACATGAGCGAGCAAGAGTTTCGTCAAGAATGTCTGAATATGTTTACTAAACACAAGGCGCTAGATTATCAATTTGAAGTCATCAAGCAGATTGCTATGACTAAAGACTGGGAGGGATAA
- the csy2 gene encoding type I-F CRISPR-associated protein Csy2, translating into MSRVDDDNNIGIVGYLLFKKVMIDGANTISSPLTYGFPAITGFLGSFHAMSRKMADDESLSEVSLGGVLLACHDCQPQMYRPNSYNNYTFNQTRNPIKKDGKTASIIEEGKCRLVMSFVVEVLADTTLTTEQQASAIQNTKQWIQQQRMAGGSVRGLAIFEPVQFFDNSDISAVIPQLLPAFVLMDAQNEFAQIINDVQKDDPDATPLDALIEVCALHQIPETQKNGDTKWLTTSRKSGHGWLVPMPVGYQGISELYDSGVMQNVRNPEYPSQYVEAVYSLGKWVYPQRLNRIGGEHDIANAFWRYRYDADDSLYLVTQRQDF; encoded by the coding sequence ATGAGCCGTGTAGACGATGATAATAATATTGGTATAGTTGGCTATTTGCTATTTAAAAAGGTAATGATTGATGGGGCAAACACTATCTCAAGCCCACTCACTTATGGGTTTCCTGCTATCACTGGATTCTTAGGTAGCTTTCACGCAATGTCTCGCAAGATGGCAGATGATGAGTCGTTATCTGAGGTGTCATTAGGTGGCGTATTACTGGCATGTCATGATTGCCAACCACAAATGTATCGCCCAAATTCCTACAATAACTACACTTTTAACCAAACTCGTAATCCTATAAAAAAAGACGGAAAAACAGCGTCTATTATTGAAGAAGGCAAATGTCGATTAGTCATGAGCTTTGTGGTTGAAGTATTGGCAGACACTACATTAACGACTGAGCAGCAAGCGTCTGCTATTCAAAACACTAAGCAATGGATTCAGCAGCAGCGTATGGCGGGTGGTAGTGTGCGCGGACTGGCTATATTTGAGCCAGTACAGTTTTTTGATAATAGTGATATCAGTGCCGTCATACCACAGCTGTTACCTGCCTTTGTACTGATGGATGCACAAAATGAGTTTGCTCAAATTATTAATGATGTACAAAAAGACGATCCAGATGCGACGCCTTTAGATGCCTTGATAGAGGTTTGCGCGCTGCATCAAATACCAGAAACTCAAAAAAATGGTGATACCAAATGGCTGACTACTTCGCGTAAGAGTGGTCATGGTTGGCTTGTACCTATGCCTGTAGGGTATCAAGGGATTTCTGAACTATATGATTCAGGTGTCATGCAAAATGTGCGCAATCCTGAATACCCTAGCCAATATGTCGAAGCCGTATATAGCCTTGGTAAATGGGTCTATCCACAGCGTTTAAATCGCATTGGCGGTGAACATGATATTGCTAATGCTTTTTGGCGTTATCGCTACGATGCTGATGACTCTCTCTATTTAGTTACTCAACGACAAGATTTCTGA
- the csy1 gene encoding type I-F CRISPR-associated protein Csy1, with the protein MNDIPLELASNAVKAFLASQYDKKTETEQKQLAKAVESNDLLLISTLNEKLTIAKDKYQLDNWMDNAANKMANQISFGTHISKGVHSGSKGDNISFEPQSSLPDGIVGHQSINNHKLDASGNAAALPLFSFFDFDVDTDKKIMDYIIYDSDSFKSCLSNNKKLSAQYFQIFRTLLTGEISVPCSSEYNKQVLWPTNHKTDAYICTIPLYPSSLTNSVYEKIQHIQYSNDVKIAKKNRFSSSAEKTPYVTLLDIATVTIGGSNPQGVSRHMSKQGGRNYLLPSLPSIIKQERAFKLSKFANSIFSTSMEYNAREAIQSIFKSIKDTRNIVDVRDARKSAIEGVLYQIFAAAEDIRTTMPAGWSKDYELDRVEKLWLDPKRADLEGEEEFKAEREQDDAWHSQIVHIFARWLNTLMQAEFKEIASNFGDAEHLDWEHEIEDMKKRYERAGKGVFL; encoded by the coding sequence TTGAACGACATACCACTAGAGCTAGCAAGTAATGCTGTCAAGGCCTTCCTTGCCAGCCAATACGATAAAAAGACTGAAACGGAGCAAAAGCAGCTCGCTAAAGCAGTCGAAAGTAATGACTTACTATTAATTAGCACCTTAAATGAAAAGTTAACAATAGCTAAAGATAAGTACCAACTTGATAACTGGATGGATAACGCAGCTAACAAAATGGCTAACCAAATCAGTTTTGGTACTCACATTTCTAAAGGTGTTCATTCAGGCTCTAAAGGGGACAACATTAGTTTTGAGCCACAATCTTCATTACCAGACGGTATTGTTGGGCATCAATCTATTAATAACCATAAATTAGACGCTAGTGGTAATGCAGCTGCTCTACCCTTATTTTCATTCTTTGATTTTGATGTCGATACTGATAAGAAAATTATGGATTACATTATTTACGATAGTGATAGTTTCAAATCCTGCTTATCAAACAATAAAAAACTTTCTGCACAATATTTTCAAATATTTAGAACACTACTAACTGGGGAAATATCAGTACCTTGCTCAAGTGAATACAATAAACAGGTACTGTGGCCTACTAATCATAAGACCGACGCCTATATCTGTACTATCCCTCTATATCCCTCTTCGTTAACAAATTCGGTTTATGAAAAAATACAGCACATACAATATTCCAATGACGTAAAAATTGCTAAAAAAAATCGTTTTTCAAGCAGTGCCGAAAAAACTCCCTATGTAACCCTTTTGGATATCGCAACCGTAACGATTGGTGGAAGCAACCCTCAAGGTGTGAGTAGACACATGAGTAAACAAGGTGGTCGTAACTATCTCCTGCCCTCACTCCCATCGATTATCAAACAAGAACGCGCGTTTAAATTATCCAAGTTTGCCAATAGTATTTTTAGTACCAGTATGGAATACAACGCGCGTGAGGCGATTCAAAGTATTTTTAAATCTATAAAAGACACTCGCAATATCGTCGATGTTAGAGATGCGCGCAAAAGTGCGATTGAAGGGGTGCTCTATCAAATATTTGCAGCCGCAGAAGACATTCGGACGACTATGCCTGCAGGCTGGTCAAAAGACTATGAGCTTGATCGTGTCGAGAAGCTTTGGCTTGATCCGAAACGCGCTGACCTTGAAGGCGAAGAGGAATTTAAAGCGGAACGTGAACAAGATGATGCTTGGCATAGTCAAATCGTTCATATTTTTGCTCGTTGGCTCAATACTTTGATGCAAGCCGAATTCAAGGAGATTGCCAGTAATTTTGGCGATGCCGAGCATTTAGACTGGGAGCATGAGATTGAGGATATGAAAAAACGCTATGAGCGTGCAGGCAAAGGAGTATTTTTATGA
- a CDS encoding site-specific integrase: MASIRSRYGKLVVDFYYMGIRCRETTNLTDTPANRKKLEKVIEKMEAEIILGLFNYVKYFPKSDRAAEMVALNDRKECINTDTPSFEQFAKLWFSEKEIEWRDTYKRKIKEIIDMYLIVKFGTKPIHLIKKTDVLAFRSSLAKVTYGKANKHLSAARINSIMVPLGMILKEAAKRYQFDNPYYDINALKQPKTDIQPFTLNEVWTFINGVRTDYRNYYLVRFFTGMRTSEIDGLTWENIDFNRREIVIKQAYVKGKIVPPKTQESYRAIQMSPWVYDALKEQQTITYKRSDYVFCAHTGEPLDYNNVNKRVWHPTLKILGLKKRNAYQTRHTAATLWLAAGESPEWIASQMGHSTTKMLFNTYSRYVPNMTRQDGSAFEALVNRSQIAQVSTDKETSR, from the coding sequence ATGGCTAGTATCAGAAGTAGATACGGTAAGCTGGTTGTCGATTTTTATTATATGGGTATACGCTGTCGGGAGACGACAAACCTGACGGACACGCCAGCGAATCGTAAGAAGCTTGAAAAAGTGATTGAGAAGATGGAAGCAGAAATCATTCTAGGACTGTTCAACTACGTTAAGTACTTTCCAAAAAGTGACAGAGCGGCAGAAATGGTAGCGTTAAACGATCGCAAGGAATGCATTAATACCGATACGCCCTCTTTTGAACAGTTTGCAAAATTATGGTTTTCTGAAAAAGAAATTGAATGGCGTGATACTTACAAGCGCAAAATAAAGGAGATTATTGATATGTACTTGATTGTTAAGTTTGGGACTAAGCCCATTCATCTCATAAAAAAGACAGATGTACTAGCCTTCCGTTCATCGCTCGCCAAAGTAACGTACGGAAAAGCTAACAAACATCTGTCAGCGGCACGCATCAATTCGATCATGGTACCTTTAGGTATGATACTAAAAGAAGCGGCTAAACGCTATCAGTTTGATAATCCTTACTACGATATCAATGCGCTCAAGCAACCTAAAACGGATATTCAACCATTCACACTGAATGAGGTTTGGACGTTTATTAATGGTGTGAGAACAGACTATCGCAATTATTATCTGGTACGATTTTTCACAGGTATGCGTACGAGTGAGATTGATGGGTTGACATGGGAGAACATTGACTTTAATCGACGTGAGATTGTGATCAAACAAGCTTATGTCAAAGGCAAGATTGTTCCTCCTAAGACTCAAGAGTCTTACCGTGCAATTCAAATGTCACCTTGGGTCTACGATGCTCTGAAGGAACAGCAGACCATCACTTATAAGCGATCTGACTATGTGTTTTGCGCACATACCGGTGAGCCACTTGACTATAACAACGTGAATAAGCGTGTTTGGCACCCTACTCTTAAGATTCTGGGTCTGAAGAAGCGTAATGCTTATCAGACTCGTCATACTGCAGCAACGCTATGGTTAGCTGCTGGCGAAAGTCCTGAGTGGATTGCCAGTCAAATGGGACACTCTACGACCAAGATGCTATTTAACACGTATAGCCGTTACGTACCGAATATGACTAGGCAGGATGGTAGTGCATTTGAGGCATTGGTCAATCGCAGTCAGATTGCTCAGGTATCTACTGACAAGGAGACGTCACGATGA
- the hemB gene encoding porphobilinogen synthase codes for MTYTFNRQFPETRLRRLRYNDNVRAMIREVELHPKHFIAPVFVLEGKNKREAIASMPGVERLSIDLLINYAKELLSEGVTTIDIFPVIDNSLKTPDGKSAYDENALTARTVKAIKDAVPEMVVMTDVALDPYTSHGQDGLLDDSGYVVNDETVEVLVKQALVHARAGADIISPSDMMDGRIKAMRDAFEAEGFVNTAIMAYSAKYASAYYGPFRDAVGSAGNLKGGHKKQYQMDFGNRAEALHEVAMDIAEGADMVMIKPGQPYLDLIREVKNTFGVPTFAYQVSGEYAMHMAAIQNGWLTDAVILESLIGFRRAGADGILTYFALEAARQLNNA; via the coding sequence ATGACTTATACCTTTAACCGTCAATTCCCTGAAACTCGTCTACGTCGATTACGCTACAACGATAACGTACGCGCGATGATTCGTGAAGTTGAGCTGCATCCTAAGCACTTTATCGCCCCTGTCTTCGTCTTAGAAGGCAAAAATAAGCGCGAAGCAATCGCTAGTATGCCAGGCGTTGAACGCTTATCGATTGACCTGTTGATCAACTATGCCAAAGAATTATTAAGCGAGGGCGTCACTACCATCGACATCTTCCCTGTTATTGATAATTCCTTAAAAACACCCGACGGTAAATCAGCTTATGATGAAAATGCCCTTACTGCTCGTACCGTAAAAGCGATCAAAGATGCTGTGCCTGAAATGGTAGTAATGACCGATGTGGCGTTAGATCCTTATACTTCGCACGGTCAAGATGGACTGCTGGATGATTCAGGCTATGTGGTTAATGATGAAACGGTTGAAGTATTGGTCAAGCAAGCATTGGTACATGCCCGCGCTGGTGCTGATATCATCTCGCCTAGTGATATGATGGATGGCCGTATCAAAGCCATGCGTGACGCCTTTGAAGCCGAAGGCTTTGTGAATACCGCTATCATGGCTTACTCTGCCAAATACGCCTCTGCATATTATGGTCCGTTCCGTGATGCAGTCGGCAGTGCTGGCAACCTAAAAGGTGGACACAAGAAACAGTACCAGATGGATTTCGGCAATCGTGCCGAAGCGTTGCACGAAGTGGCGATGGACATAGCCGAGGGTGCAGACATGGTCATGATTAAGCCGGGTCAGCCGTATCTAGACCTTATTCGCGAAGTTAAAAATACCTTTGGCGTACCGACCTTTGCTTATCAAGTGTCTGGCGAATATGCCATGCACATGGCTGCGATTCAAAATGGTTGGCTAACCGACGCGGTGATTTTAGAATCGTTGATTGGTTTCCGCCGTGCAGGCGCTGATGGAATTTTGACGTATTTTGCGCTAGAAGCCGCTCGTCAGTTGAATAATGCCTAA
- the cas3f gene encoding type I-F CRISPR-associated helicase Cas3f, translating to MIVTLVSQCEKKALGRTRRILDAFANRIGDNVWQTAITEEGLKTVKQLLRSSATKSTAVSCHRNKTRQLTELVWVVGNKRKFNEVGIVPVNRTKRNIMHTEWENDWAYASSMQIIATIAALLHDIGKSTIGFQNKLIKGSKQGDSYRHEWISLKLFELMIEGCNADEVWLERLMQLGDWLKNNDIEKRLANANQDTVNIEAMPPLAQWVAWLIVTHHRLPPADKVFHSFTAIQRMQQPQETALYKRNLQQSYGRLKPFDYWVKNPKSLEEMTQTQLKSFWKFDYLVINSSTWQKNIRRWSKKALNDSTLMQIGQKAVESNKAISDPFLLHLSRLCLMVGDHNYSSLKENDSRCVAVNSQFKKLAANTDRTASIPTVKQSLEEHLLGVGTFTAHFCRALPIIASEMPTLRNHDPLAKPTGIERFKWQNQAFKMSYGLQEATHEHGFFGVNMASTGAGKTIGNARIMYGLADPKKGARFTIALGLRILTLQTGLSFRKDLKLKGDQLAILVGGSANKKLFELAYDNKTNDITDIIDEYKKDNEPDNESATFGSESSEDLLDEIVDSDIDYQDYEALNLDTVIASPKARDLIFAPIVTCTVDHIIQASECKRGGKYIAPMLRLLSSDLILDEPDDFDQADLPALSRLVHLAGLFGTRVLLSSATLTPDLVTGLFEAYMEGRKLFNQSQNKPVPKVVCAWFDEQPKAMMSEQCADVDVFQNNHKQFCDKRASYLAKQLVRRQAAILPFSASYTKDKATPFYSALAQTIVDAAINLHSKHHELQPNSNKKKSIESTQISIGLVRVANINNITNIAMQLFKVDSIIVPKNTVMHVVCYHAKQLLLLRNALENKLDRILDRSEVKVSIFNHPEIEQAIANQPAKNHIFMVLATPVAEVGRDHDYDWAIVEPSSMRSIIQLAGRVWRHRPNKVANEPNILLLQYNIRYFKHPNGQRPIFTHPGFETTLFKPPSYDLNKLMTQEQLAQVDARPRILTSQNKTIETLSDLEHRVMRHLLNSPKLNYVNAYWDSKATANRTHTYLQQISPFRAGTPQEDWLLIPRMVNDEDTDMPSIGFDAYYAEDVFEKGLTKSTPQNKAIQPLAFKFEHAQIKPWLTTSLNDVLQDLQHSHSDKSLRSLAITYSSVSLDSIKSSNSRGWAFHEFFGFVRD from the coding sequence ATGATTGTCACTTTAGTCTCGCAATGTGAAAAAAAGGCGCTGGGGCGTACTCGACGAATCTTAGATGCCTTTGCTAACCGCATTGGCGATAATGTCTGGCAAACGGCTATCACTGAAGAAGGTCTTAAGACGGTTAAGCAGCTATTACGCAGTTCAGCGACTAAGTCAACGGCGGTGAGCTGTCATCGCAATAAGACACGCCAGCTGACTGAACTGGTATGGGTGGTAGGTAATAAACGTAAGTTTAATGAGGTTGGAATTGTTCCTGTGAACCGTACCAAAAGAAATATTATGCATACTGAATGGGAAAATGACTGGGCTTATGCCAGTAGTATGCAAATTATCGCCACCATTGCTGCCCTGCTCCATGATATCGGCAAATCAACAATTGGTTTTCAAAATAAACTCATAAAAGGTAGTAAGCAAGGTGACTCTTATCGTCATGAGTGGATATCATTAAAACTATTTGAGTTGATGATTGAAGGTTGTAACGCAGATGAGGTATGGCTTGAACGATTAATGCAATTGGGTGATTGGTTAAAGAATAACGATATAGAAAAACGTCTTGCTAATGCCAATCAAGATACTGTCAATATAGAAGCGATGCCACCACTTGCTCAGTGGGTCGCTTGGTTAATTGTCACTCATCACCGATTACCGCCTGCTGATAAAGTATTTCATTCTTTTACCGCTATTCAACGTATGCAGCAGCCTCAAGAAACAGCACTTTACAAGCGAAACCTACAGCAGTCCTACGGTCGCTTAAAACCTTTTGATTATTGGGTTAAAAACCCTAAATCGTTAGAGGAAATGACACAAACTCAACTTAAAAGCTTTTGGAAATTTGATTATTTAGTTATTAATAGTTCAACTTGGCAAAAAAATATTAGACGTTGGTCTAAAAAAGCACTAAATGACTCTACACTAATGCAAATCGGCCAAAAAGCTGTTGAATCTAACAAAGCAATTAGTGATCCATTTTTGCTACATTTGTCTCGCCTATGCCTAATGGTTGGTGATCATAATTATTCTAGTCTTAAGGAAAACGATTCACGCTGTGTAGCCGTTAATAGCCAATTTAAGAAATTAGCTGCAAATACGGATCGCACGGCTAGCATACCAACGGTCAAGCAATCTTTGGAGGAACACTTATTAGGAGTAGGTACTTTTACTGCTCACTTCTGTCGCGCGCTACCTATTATTGCCAGTGAAATGCCAACCTTGCGTAACCATGACCCATTGGCCAAACCAACAGGTATTGAGCGTTTTAAATGGCAAAATCAAGCTTTTAAAATGAGCTATGGTCTGCAAGAAGCCACGCACGAACATGGGTTTTTCGGCGTTAATATGGCGTCGACAGGTGCAGGTAAGACTATCGGTAATGCACGGATTATGTATGGTTTGGCTGATCCTAAGAAGGGTGCGCGCTTTACTATTGCATTAGGTCTGCGAATTTTAACGTTACAAACAGGGCTAAGTTTTCGTAAAGACTTGAAGTTAAAAGGCGATCAATTAGCCATATTGGTCGGTGGCAGTGCCAATAAAAAACTGTTCGAGCTGGCGTACGATAACAAGACGAACGATATTACAGACATTATCGATGAATACAAAAAGGACAATGAACCCGATAACGAGTCTGCGACCTTTGGTAGTGAATCCAGCGAAGATTTATTAGATGAAATCGTCGATAGCGACATAGACTATCAAGATTATGAAGCGCTGAATCTTGATACCGTTATCGCCAGCCCTAAAGCGCGTGATTTAATCTTTGCGCCTATCGTGACTTGCACCGTTGACCATATTATCCAAGCTAGCGAATGCAAACGCGGCGGTAAATACATTGCTCCGATGCTGCGCCTGCTCAGTAGTGATTTGATATTAGATGAACCCGATGATTTTGATCAAGCAGACTTGCCTGCGCTGTCGCGTTTGGTGCATCTTGCTGGACTGTTTGGTACGCGCGTATTACTCTCGTCTGCGACTTTGACCCCTGATTTGGTAACAGGATTATTTGAAGCTTATATGGAAGGGCGCAAACTATTTAATCAAAGTCAAAATAAGCCTGTACCAAAAGTAGTCTGTGCATGGTTTGATGAACAACCTAAAGCGATGATGTCTGAACAATGCGCCGATGTTGATGTTTTTCAAAATAACCATAAACAATTTTGTGATAAGCGTGCCAGCTATTTAGCTAAACAGCTTGTTAGACGTCAAGCAGCAATACTACCCTTTTCAGCCTCTTATACAAAGGATAAAGCTACACCGTTTTATAGTGCTTTGGCACAAACCATAGTCGATGCGGCTATCAATTTGCATAGTAAACATCATGAATTACAACCTAATTCTAATAAGAAAAAATCTATCGAAAGCACCCAAATAAGTATTGGACTAGTACGTGTCGCAAATATCAATAACATTACTAATATTGCGATGCAATTGTTCAAAGTAGACAGCATAATAGTACCCAAAAATACGGTGATGCATGTAGTGTGCTATCACGCCAAGCAGCTACTTCTACTACGCAATGCGTTAGAGAATAAGCTCGATAGAATCTTAGACCGTAGCGAAGTTAAAGTTAGTATCTTTAATCATCCTGAGATTGAACAAGCCATTGCCAATCAGCCTGCTAAAAACCATATCTTTATGGTACTCGCCACTCCAGTCGCTGAGGTCGGACGTGACCACGACTATGATTGGGCGATCGTAGAACCCTCCTCTATGCGCTCTATTATTCAGTTGGCTGGGCGTGTTTGGCGACATCGTCCTAATAAAGTTGCCAATGAGCCAAACATTCTATTACTACAATACAATATCCGCTACTTTAAGCACCCTAACGGTCAACGACCTATTTTCACACATCCAGGGTTTGAGACCACGCTATTCAAGCCACCAAGCTACGATTTAAATAAACTGATGACTCAAGAGCAGTTAGCACAAGTCGATGCAAGACCTAGGATTTTAACGTCTCAAAATAAAACTATAGAGACGCTAAGCGACCTTGAACATCGAGTTATGCGGCATTTATTAAATAGCCCTAAACTTAACTACGTTAACGCATATTGGGATAGCAAGGCTACGGCTAATCGTACTCATACTTATTTACAGCAAATTAGCCCCTTTCGAGCAGGAACGCCACAGGAGGACTGGCTATTAATCCCGAGAATGGTCAATGATGAAGATACTGACATGCCAAGTATAGGGTTTGACGCGTACTATGCAGAAGATGTCTTTGAAAAAGGTTTAACCAAATCTACCCCTCAGAATAAAGCGATTCAGCCACTAGCCTTTAAATTTGAGCATGCACAAATAAAACCTTGGTTGACGACTTCATTGAATGACGTCTTACAAGATTTGCAACACTCACATTCTGACAAAAGCCTACGTTCGTTAGCAATTACTTATTCATCCGTATCGCTAGACAGCATTAAGTCTAGCAATAGTCGTGGCTGGGCATTTCACGAGTTTTTTGGCTTTGTTCGCGACTAA